A region of Triplophysa dalaica isolate WHDGS20190420 chromosome 18, ASM1584641v1, whole genome shotgun sequence DNA encodes the following proteins:
- the prdm2a gene encoding PR domain zinc finger protein 2 isoform X2 translates to MWRSNDILVEERPSMSSADFLQQPELHHAHPHEAAVCSIMEQEEEKIVEGIEEETDENMDCKDKQTVQSIQSTSLPVSHSLANQIQANATENATNIQQIYNPVGKHQASCKLPCPRCERRFTSSQGLERHMQTHAHTQHYKCSRCRRTFSTLFSRRRHEKRHENRNRKPDHRSNTTYGVSQNVPGSSVPVNTVNLSKGDKVLPNPDSVKYTTSDGKQKGASNKNNDAKASNLCKYCKKAFRTNTSLRRHQRRIHEFQLLPKRVCKNVTITQESEGEKLVEPLQDSQTTSPQCMENNSQEREYMVDISSNISENLSFYIDGKIVSTSAVSNCGMIQMTSEGSVIGLNAIIISPAQISQALNIEANTCTSDLSGQSSTKRRTSTPPLLPQIKTELESESILTASSSSLSLSLTSTSGTTLVATHLPESTETVAFHGERTVYLSPKLKQLLQNQDGKPAIALITEGQKLGAPLSLTVLPPTTKFKRRTTSPPSSSQQSTDLSVESVIPDLDSAETEDSKLDNHKSPGLSFPCNAGVGHLNLITKNSDGVNMQHVLPLNCSVSITGGNSCNQQPLDLSSSMSNAALAESILDLSVGGKSIDCDSEGVYLTQPAFRKTKPNSVMLQKVLMNECSGVDIPSVDVPATADVFGGPDITNFAVMALPDSGLPNPEKLLFEFTLPSASLDSTTSLLAPVNIHTAAQIPPTQAVSSSSPPFVSFLPTPTAEPNQIQTLCSTLLVSDTVPPTSNVEDCIDYPVHLTQGDFKVTIPDWVSSAPGGVTHTLIPAAPSMNLQGPHWVSDPALANSVQCVSDNISVNTITQQEHQSQPLSLENTIPLLTTQSTPAEMSSTSTDGTPTLTASISAVKEESKEEGMLNSVSPANANIQTSDYSEQDNKVEDELSPLNSFCKNFMCNVCEQPFQSMKSLSQHVREHSKEWPYKCEFCVQLFDSDTGLLEHRSSYHGIGKIYVCKTCSKEFAFLCNLEQHQRDLHPGQECSHTEAVHGKLRPENHNNPKADINANLPLIEGKRKSDNTTSKAEVGDLGSNSTEELYTTIKIMASGGVKPKAPDVRLGINQHYPSFKPPPFPYHNRTPTGTTVASATNFTTHNIPQTFSTAIRCTKCGKSFDNMPELHKHILACANASDRKRYTPKKNPVPLKQFAKAQNGVLSPAKIVNSRQNFTKKITFHESSVKMNILNKRKSRLMQKGRPAGGRKAFAQDDLGVYACPHCSREFTYTASLKKHIAFSCPMRPAIGNPKKRNHCIVSAQENNRSLRRQIANPHGSNHDPKMITKSQINKPNTSVDTTQNIRLKRSTVLSTSVVQSSKKGSFIPQIVLSSSAQVNSQEAAVRVHVLGNKVEQRVEDVKIQPRREECLSLRLRERAGGPVTRSVQQSTATTGFLKHSDSHNIIVRPVVLQVKK, encoded by the exons ATGTGGAGATCGAATGACA tttTGGTAGAGGAGAGACCAAGTATGTCATCCGCCGATTTTCTACAGCAACCTGAGCTTCATCATGCACATCCTCACGAAGCAGCAGTTTGCAGCATTATGGAGCAAGAGGAAGAAAAGATAGTTGAAGGTATAGAGGAAGAAACAGATGAGAACATGGATTGTAAAGACAAACAGACCGTCCAGTCCATCCAGAGCACCAGCCTACCTGTATCTCATAGCCTAGCTAATCAAATTCAAGCAAATGCTACTGAGAATGCAACAAATATACAACAAATATACAACCCGGTTGGTAAACACCAGGCTTCCTGTAAATTGCCCTGTCCTCGCTGTGAGAGAAGGTTCACGAGTAGTCAAGGCCTAGAACGCCACATGcaaacacacgctcacacacagcACTATAAATGCAGTCGCTGCAGAAGGACCTTCAGTACGCTATTTAGTCGTCGGAGGCACGAGAAAAGACACGAAAACCGAAACAGAAAGCCGGATCATCGCTCAAACACCACCTACGGTGTCAGTCAGAATGTGCCTGGCAGTAGTGTACCTGTGAACACTGTAAACCTGTCTAAAGGAGACAAGGTATTACCAAACCCAGATTCAGTGAAGTACACTACATCTGATGGTAAACAGAAGGGAGCTtccaataaaaacaatgatgCCAAAGCCTCAAACCTTTGCAAGTACTGCAAAAAAGCTTTTAGGACAAATACGAGTCTAAGGAGACATCAACGGAGGATCCATGAGTTCCAACTTCTTCCTAAAAGAGTCTGTAAGAACGTCACAATCACACAAGAATCTGAGGGAGAAAAGCTTGTTGAACCCTTACAGGACTCTCAAACTACCAGCCCACAGTGTATGGAGAACAACAGTCAGGAAAGAGAGTACATGGTTGACATCTCTAGCAACATTTCCGAGAATCTCAGCTTTTACATAGATGGCAAAATTGTATCGACAAGCGCTGTAAGTAACTGTGGGATGATTCAGATGACCTCAGAGGGCTCTGTTATTGGGTTGAATGCTATTATCATTAGTCCTGCTCAAATCTCACAGGCTCTTAACATAGAAGCCAATACTTGCACCTCTGACCTGTCCGGGCAATCCTCAACCAAACGCAGAACTTCCACCCCACCTCTACtcccacaaataaaaacagaattggAATCCGAATCCATCTTAACAGCCTCATCGTCTTCTCTGTCTTTGTCACTGACCTCTACATCAGGAACTACACTGGTAGCAACTCATCTGCCCGAGTCTACGGAGACCGTTGCCTTCCACGGGGAAAGAACTGTCTATCTGTCTCCCAAACTCAAGCAGCTCCTCCAGAATCAGGATGGCAAACCAGCAATTGCTCTAATTACAGAAGGCCAGAAGCTGGGCGCTCCATTATCTCTAACTGTTTTACCTCCAACAACAAAATTTAAGAGACGAACAACATCCCCTCCCAGTTCCTCACAACAAAGCACTGATTTGAGTGTAGAAAGTGTCATTCCAGATCTTGACTCTGCAGAAACCGAGGATTCAAAGTTGGATAACCATAAATCTCCGGGGTTGAGTTTTCCATGCAATGCTGGAGTGGGACATTTGAACCTGATCACAAAGAACTCTGATGGAGTTAATATGCAACACGTTTTGCCACTAAACTGCTCTGTATCAATAACTGGTGGAAACTCTTGCAATCAACAGCCATTGGACCTCTCCAGCTCAATGAGCAATGCGGCCTTAGCAGAGTCCATTTTAGATTTAAGTGTTGGTGGAAAGAGCATAGATTGTGACTCAGAAGGAGTCTACCTCACTCAGCCTGCTTTTAGGAAAACTAAACCCAACTCTGTTATGCTTCAGAAGGTTCTTATGAATGAGTGTAGTGGTGTAGACATTCCCTCTGTTGATGTTCCTGCTACAGCAGACGTCTTTGGTGGTCCTGACATAACAAACTTTGCAGTCATGGCACTGCCTGATTCAGGTCTGCCGAACCCTGAAAAACTTTTGTTTGAGTTTACTCTTCCTTCTGCATCACTTGATTCAACCACGTCTTTACTTGCTCCTGTCAATATCCATACAGCTGCTCAAATCCCTCCAACTCAAGCGGTATCTTCTTCCTCTCCACCTTTTGTATCCTTTCTACCTACTCCTACAGCGGAGCCCAATCAAATTCAaaccctttgctccacactcTTGGTATCTGACACTGTGCCACCCACAAGCAACGTGGAAGACTGTATTGACTATCCTGTACATCTCACACAGGGAGATTTTAAAGTGACAATCCCTGACTGGGTGAGCTCTGCTCCTGGGGGTGTGACCCACACCCTTATACCTGCAGCCCCTTCAATGAATTTACAAGGCCCTCATTGGGTCTCAGATCCAGCTTTAG CAAATTCTGTTCAGTGTGTCTCTGACAATATATCTGTAAATACAATAACACAGCAAGAGCATCAATCACAGCCTCTCAGTCTTGAAAACACCATTCCGTTGCTAACCACGCAGTCAACACCAGCAGAGATGTCATCAACGTCTACAGATGGCACACCAACCCTTACTGCTTCCATCAGTGCTGTGAAAGAAGAGAGCAAGGAGGAAGGGATGCTTAACTCAGTCAGCCCTGCCAATGCTAATATTCAAACTTCTGACTACTCTGAACAGGACAACAAAGTGGAAGATGAATTATCTCCCCTGAATTCTTTTTGCAAGAACTTCATGTGCAATGTTTGTGAGCAGCCCTTTCAGTCTATGAAGAGTCTCAGTCAACATGTAAGGGAGCACTCCAAGGAGTGGCcgtataaatgtgaattttgtgtGCAGTTGTTTGACAGTGACACAGGTTTGCTGGAGCACCGTTCCAGTTATCACGGCATCGGTAAAATCTACGTCTGCAAAACATGTTCTAAGGAATTCGCTTTCCTCTGCAACTTGGAGCAGCATCAGCGAGATCTTCATCCTGGTCAGGAGTGCTCACACACCGAGGCTGTGCATGGCAAACTAAGGCCAGAAAATCATAACAATCCCAAAGCTGACATCAATGCAAACCTTCCCCTCATAGAAGGTAAACGAAAATCTGACAACACAACCTCAAAAGCAGAGGTGGGTGACTTGGGCTCGAACTCTACCGAAGAGTTGTACACCACAATAAAAATCATGGCATCTGGAGGGGTCAAGCCGAAAGCCCCAGATGTACGACTGGGAATTAATCAACATTACCCAAGTTTCAAACCGCCTCCGTTCCCGTACCATAACCGGACACCAACTGGGACAACAGTGGCATCTGCTACGAACTTCACAACCCACAACATCCCTCAGACCTTCAGCACGGCCATTCGGTGCACAAAGTGTGGCAAGAGCTTTGACAACATGCCCGAACTGCACAAGCACATATTAGCATGTGCTAACGCTAGCGACAGAAAGCGTTACACTCCTAAGAAGAACCCCGTACCACTTAAGCAGTTTGCGAAAGCGCAAAATGGAGTGTTATCACCTGCAAAGATTGTAAATAGTAGACAAAATTTTACAAAGAAGATAACCTTCCATGAATCATCAGTCAAAATGAATATCCTGAATAAGAGGAAATCTCGACTGATGCAAAAGGGCAGACCTGCAGGGGGAAGAAAGGCCTTTGCTCAAGATGACCTGGGGGTTTATGCATGTCCTCACTGCAGCAGAGAGTTCACGTATACCGCCAGCTTAAAGAAACACATAGCTTTTAGCTGCCCCATGAGACCTGCCATTGGAAATCCAAAGAAAAGAAACCACTGCATCGTTTCAGCCCAAGAGAACAACAGAAGCCTTCGGAGACAGATAGCAAATCCACATGGATCGAACCACGATCCAAAGATGATAACAAAGAGTCAAATCAACAAGCCAAACACATCAGTCGACACCACTCAGAATATAAGACTTAAAAGATCCACTGTTCTGTCGACGTCTGTTGTTCAGTCTAGTAAAAAGGGCAGCTTCATACCGCAGATAGTCCTCTCCTCTTCTGCTCAGGTAAACTCTCAGGAAGCGGCTGTTCGGGTACATGTTTTAGGGAATAAAGTGGAGCAGAGAGTGGAGGATGTGAAGATACAGCCCAGAAGAGAGGAGTGTTTGTCTCTGAGGTTAAGGGAGAGAGCAGGTGGACCTGTTACTCGTAGCGTGCAGCAGTCCACCGCCACAACAGGATTCCTTAAACACTCGGACAGTCACAACATCATCGTGCGTCCTGTGGTTTTACAAGTcaagaaataa
- the prdm2a gene encoding PR domain zinc finger protein 2 isoform X1 has translation MWRSNDILVEERPSMSSADFLQQPELHHAHPHEAAVCSIMEQEEEKIVEGIEEETDENMDCKDKQTVQSIQSTSLPVSHSLANQIQANATENATNIQQIYNPVGKHQASCKLPCPRCERRFTSSQGLERHMQTHAHTQHYKCSRCRRTFSTLFSRRRHEKRHENRNRKPDHRSNTTYGVSQNVPGSSVPVNTVNLSKGDKVLPNPDSVKYTTSDGKQKGASNKNNDAKASNLCKYCKKAFRTNTSLRRHQRRIHEFQLLPKRVCKNVTITQESEGEKLVEPLQDSQTTSPQCMENNSQEREYMVDISSNISENLSFYIDGKIVSTSAVSNCGMIQMTSEGSVIGLNAIIISPAQISQALNIEANTCTSDLSGQSSTKRRTSTPPLLPQIKTELESESILTASSSSLSLSLTSTSGTTLVATHLPESTETVAFHGERTVYLSPKLKQLLQNQDGKPAIALITEGQKLGAPLSLTVLPPTTKFKRRTTSPPSSSQQSTDLSVESVIPDLDSAETEDSKLDNHKSPGLSFPCNAGVGHLNLITKNSDGVNMQHVLPLNCSVSITGGNSCNQQPLDLSSSMSNAALAESILDLSVGGKSIDCDSEGVYLTQPAFRKTKPNSVMLQKVLMNECSGVDIPSVDVPATADVFGGPDITNFAVMALPDSGLPNPEKLLFEFTLPSASLDSTTSLLAPVNIHTAAQIPPTQAVSSSSPPFVSFLPTPTAEPNQIQTLCSTLLVSDTVPPTSNVEDCIDYPVHLTQGDFKVTIPDWVSSAPGGVTHTLIPAAPSMNLQGPHWVSDPALGELAQRTLVVDSVLASDVQMFPPSLPVDQSGITPLTFPTNTVVIEYTVALQSTENILPSLPANSVQCVSDNISVNTITQQEHQSQPLSLENTIPLLTTQSTPAEMSSTSTDGTPTLTASISAVKEESKEEGMLNSVSPANANIQTSDYSEQDNKVEDELSPLNSFCKNFMCNVCEQPFQSMKSLSQHVREHSKEWPYKCEFCVQLFDSDTGLLEHRSSYHGIGKIYVCKTCSKEFAFLCNLEQHQRDLHPGQECSHTEAVHGKLRPENHNNPKADINANLPLIEGKRKSDNTTSKAEVGDLGSNSTEELYTTIKIMASGGVKPKAPDVRLGINQHYPSFKPPPFPYHNRTPTGTTVASATNFTTHNIPQTFSTAIRCTKCGKSFDNMPELHKHILACANASDRKRYTPKKNPVPLKQFAKAQNGVLSPAKIVNSRQNFTKKITFHESSVKMNILNKRKSRLMQKGRPAGGRKAFAQDDLGVYACPHCSREFTYTASLKKHIAFSCPMRPAIGNPKKRNHCIVSAQENNRSLRRQIANPHGSNHDPKMITKSQINKPNTSVDTTQNIRLKRSTVLSTSVVQSSKKGSFIPQIVLSSSAQVNSQEAAVRVHVLGNKVEQRVEDVKIQPRREECLSLRLRERAGGPVTRSVQQSTATTGFLKHSDSHNIIVRPVVLQVKK, from the exons ATGTGGAGATCGAATGACA tttTGGTAGAGGAGAGACCAAGTATGTCATCCGCCGATTTTCTACAGCAACCTGAGCTTCATCATGCACATCCTCACGAAGCAGCAGTTTGCAGCATTATGGAGCAAGAGGAAGAAAAGATAGTTGAAGGTATAGAGGAAGAAACAGATGAGAACATGGATTGTAAAGACAAACAGACCGTCCAGTCCATCCAGAGCACCAGCCTACCTGTATCTCATAGCCTAGCTAATCAAATTCAAGCAAATGCTACTGAGAATGCAACAAATATACAACAAATATACAACCCGGTTGGTAAACACCAGGCTTCCTGTAAATTGCCCTGTCCTCGCTGTGAGAGAAGGTTCACGAGTAGTCAAGGCCTAGAACGCCACATGcaaacacacgctcacacacagcACTATAAATGCAGTCGCTGCAGAAGGACCTTCAGTACGCTATTTAGTCGTCGGAGGCACGAGAAAAGACACGAAAACCGAAACAGAAAGCCGGATCATCGCTCAAACACCACCTACGGTGTCAGTCAGAATGTGCCTGGCAGTAGTGTACCTGTGAACACTGTAAACCTGTCTAAAGGAGACAAGGTATTACCAAACCCAGATTCAGTGAAGTACACTACATCTGATGGTAAACAGAAGGGAGCTtccaataaaaacaatgatgCCAAAGCCTCAAACCTTTGCAAGTACTGCAAAAAAGCTTTTAGGACAAATACGAGTCTAAGGAGACATCAACGGAGGATCCATGAGTTCCAACTTCTTCCTAAAAGAGTCTGTAAGAACGTCACAATCACACAAGAATCTGAGGGAGAAAAGCTTGTTGAACCCTTACAGGACTCTCAAACTACCAGCCCACAGTGTATGGAGAACAACAGTCAGGAAAGAGAGTACATGGTTGACATCTCTAGCAACATTTCCGAGAATCTCAGCTTTTACATAGATGGCAAAATTGTATCGACAAGCGCTGTAAGTAACTGTGGGATGATTCAGATGACCTCAGAGGGCTCTGTTATTGGGTTGAATGCTATTATCATTAGTCCTGCTCAAATCTCACAGGCTCTTAACATAGAAGCCAATACTTGCACCTCTGACCTGTCCGGGCAATCCTCAACCAAACGCAGAACTTCCACCCCACCTCTACtcccacaaataaaaacagaattggAATCCGAATCCATCTTAACAGCCTCATCGTCTTCTCTGTCTTTGTCACTGACCTCTACATCAGGAACTACACTGGTAGCAACTCATCTGCCCGAGTCTACGGAGACCGTTGCCTTCCACGGGGAAAGAACTGTCTATCTGTCTCCCAAACTCAAGCAGCTCCTCCAGAATCAGGATGGCAAACCAGCAATTGCTCTAATTACAGAAGGCCAGAAGCTGGGCGCTCCATTATCTCTAACTGTTTTACCTCCAACAACAAAATTTAAGAGACGAACAACATCCCCTCCCAGTTCCTCACAACAAAGCACTGATTTGAGTGTAGAAAGTGTCATTCCAGATCTTGACTCTGCAGAAACCGAGGATTCAAAGTTGGATAACCATAAATCTCCGGGGTTGAGTTTTCCATGCAATGCTGGAGTGGGACATTTGAACCTGATCACAAAGAACTCTGATGGAGTTAATATGCAACACGTTTTGCCACTAAACTGCTCTGTATCAATAACTGGTGGAAACTCTTGCAATCAACAGCCATTGGACCTCTCCAGCTCAATGAGCAATGCGGCCTTAGCAGAGTCCATTTTAGATTTAAGTGTTGGTGGAAAGAGCATAGATTGTGACTCAGAAGGAGTCTACCTCACTCAGCCTGCTTTTAGGAAAACTAAACCCAACTCTGTTATGCTTCAGAAGGTTCTTATGAATGAGTGTAGTGGTGTAGACATTCCCTCTGTTGATGTTCCTGCTACAGCAGACGTCTTTGGTGGTCCTGACATAACAAACTTTGCAGTCATGGCACTGCCTGATTCAGGTCTGCCGAACCCTGAAAAACTTTTGTTTGAGTTTACTCTTCCTTCTGCATCACTTGATTCAACCACGTCTTTACTTGCTCCTGTCAATATCCATACAGCTGCTCAAATCCCTCCAACTCAAGCGGTATCTTCTTCCTCTCCACCTTTTGTATCCTTTCTACCTACTCCTACAGCGGAGCCCAATCAAATTCAaaccctttgctccacactcTTGGTATCTGACACTGTGCCACCCACAAGCAACGTGGAAGACTGTATTGACTATCCTGTACATCTCACACAGGGAGATTTTAAAGTGACAATCCCTGACTGGGTGAGCTCTGCTCCTGGGGGTGTGACCCACACCCTTATACCTGCAGCCCCTTCAATGAATTTACAAGGCCCTCATTGGGTCTCAGATCCAGCTTTAGGTGAGCTAGCCCAAAGAACATTGGTAGTAGACTCTGTGTTAGCTTCTGATGTGCAGATGTTCCCTCCCTCTCTGCCTGTAGACCAATCTGGCATCACTCCCTTGACCTTTCCCACAAACACTGTTGTGATTGAATATACTGTTGCACTGCAATCTACTGAAAACATTTTGCCTTCCCTTCCAGCAAATTCTGTTCAGTGTGTCTCTGACAATATATCTGTAAATACAATAACACAGCAAGAGCATCAATCACAGCCTCTCAGTCTTGAAAACACCATTCCGTTGCTAACCACGCAGTCAACACCAGCAGAGATGTCATCAACGTCTACAGATGGCACACCAACCCTTACTGCTTCCATCAGTGCTGTGAAAGAAGAGAGCAAGGAGGAAGGGATGCTTAACTCAGTCAGCCCTGCCAATGCTAATATTCAAACTTCTGACTACTCTGAACAGGACAACAAAGTGGAAGATGAATTATCTCCCCTGAATTCTTTTTGCAAGAACTTCATGTGCAATGTTTGTGAGCAGCCCTTTCAGTCTATGAAGAGTCTCAGTCAACATGTAAGGGAGCACTCCAAGGAGTGGCcgtataaatgtgaattttgtgtGCAGTTGTTTGACAGTGACACAGGTTTGCTGGAGCACCGTTCCAGTTATCACGGCATCGGTAAAATCTACGTCTGCAAAACATGTTCTAAGGAATTCGCTTTCCTCTGCAACTTGGAGCAGCATCAGCGAGATCTTCATCCTGGTCAGGAGTGCTCACACACCGAGGCTGTGCATGGCAAACTAAGGCCAGAAAATCATAACAATCCCAAAGCTGACATCAATGCAAACCTTCCCCTCATAGAAGGTAAACGAAAATCTGACAACACAACCTCAAAAGCAGAGGTGGGTGACTTGGGCTCGAACTCTACCGAAGAGTTGTACACCACAATAAAAATCATGGCATCTGGAGGGGTCAAGCCGAAAGCCCCAGATGTACGACTGGGAATTAATCAACATTACCCAAGTTTCAAACCGCCTCCGTTCCCGTACCATAACCGGACACCAACTGGGACAACAGTGGCATCTGCTACGAACTTCACAACCCACAACATCCCTCAGACCTTCAGCACGGCCATTCGGTGCACAAAGTGTGGCAAGAGCTTTGACAACATGCCCGAACTGCACAAGCACATATTAGCATGTGCTAACGCTAGCGACAGAAAGCGTTACACTCCTAAGAAGAACCCCGTACCACTTAAGCAGTTTGCGAAAGCGCAAAATGGAGTGTTATCACCTGCAAAGATTGTAAATAGTAGACAAAATTTTACAAAGAAGATAACCTTCCATGAATCATCAGTCAAAATGAATATCCTGAATAAGAGGAAATCTCGACTGATGCAAAAGGGCAGACCTGCAGGGGGAAGAAAGGCCTTTGCTCAAGATGACCTGGGGGTTTATGCATGTCCTCACTGCAGCAGAGAGTTCACGTATACCGCCAGCTTAAAGAAACACATAGCTTTTAGCTGCCCCATGAGACCTGCCATTGGAAATCCAAAGAAAAGAAACCACTGCATCGTTTCAGCCCAAGAGAACAACAGAAGCCTTCGGAGACAGATAGCAAATCCACATGGATCGAACCACGATCCAAAGATGATAACAAAGAGTCAAATCAACAAGCCAAACACATCAGTCGACACCACTCAGAATATAAGACTTAAAAGATCCACTGTTCTGTCGACGTCTGTTGTTCAGTCTAGTAAAAAGGGCAGCTTCATACCGCAGATAGTCCTCTCCTCTTCTGCTCAGGTAAACTCTCAGGAAGCGGCTGTTCGGGTACATGTTTTAGGGAATAAAGTGGAGCAGAGAGTGGAGGATGTGAAGATACAGCCCAGAAGAGAGGAGTGTTTGTCTCTGAGGTTAAGGGAGAGAGCAGGTGGACCTGTTACTCGTAGCGTGCAGCAGTCCACCGCCACAACAGGATTCCTTAAACACTCGGACAGTCACAACATCATCGTGCGTCCTGTGGTTTTACAAGTcaagaaataa
- the zmynd12 gene encoding zinc finger MYND domain-containing protein 12, translated as MHMSSTINPLANPKGVKTLCELCQKPAKLRCTNCPVTYYCDPDHQQADWTSIHEKVCPLLVSIHSHPPLHTLQADRERHHRETLKKQEQLIEIAHLEAQKWVSKKSFHHALPAALLFLRWAMRLYGSHSVKLVPAYLLLAEANIGLDSMSQAREYLTKAEWAVMNTPDCNPIVHHQLHRSLGRLHAATGKYSSALFHFSNDVYYASEVFGLDSTVTFRGYFLMADVFLKENKPDVTCSLYTEVACFWHTHLCKLMEGISQSGNQAEDCFADAQCVEVDGMLRCILEFEEQYPNPRSDQSTLLVHSLAMLWLLCNNYTKALEYGKKAELLIQGSSEQNSMRESIQNLLHYAEKHLQ; from the exons ATGCATATGTCGTCAACCATCAATCCGCTCGCAAATCCGAAAGGAGTAAAGACGCTTTGCGAACTTTGCCAGAAACCTGCAAAACTGCGGTGCACAAACTGTCCAGTCACGTATTACTG TGACCCAGACCATCAGCAGGCAGACTGGACCAGTAttcatgaaaaagtgtgtccTCTACTGGTGTCCATTCACTCACATCCACCCCTCCACACTTTGCAGGCCGACCGGGAACGTCACCACAGAGAGACCCTGAAGAAACAG GAGCAGCTTATAGAGATTGCACATTTAGAGGCACAGAAATGGGTGTCCAAGAAGAGTTTTCACCATGCGCTACCAGCTGCTCTTCTGTTCCTGCGGTGGGCCATGCGGCTGTACGGATCTCATTCTGTCAAACTGGTCCCAGCTTATCTTCTGCTTGCGGAGGCTAACAtag GTTTAGATTCTATGTCCCAGGCTCGAGAGTATCTCACTAAGGCTGAGTGGGCAGTAATGAACACACCAGACTGCAATCCCATTGTCCATCATCAGCTACATAGATCCCTGGGCCGCCTGCATGCTGCTACAGGAAAATACTCATCTGCTCTCTTTCATTTCTCCAATGAC GTGTATTATGCCAGTGAAGTGTTTGGGTTGGACAGCACTGTGACATTTAGAGGATATTTCCTCATGGCGGATGTgtttctgaaagaaaacaagcCTGACGTTACCTGCTCGCTCTACACAGAG GTGGCATGTTTCTGGCACACTCACCTGTGTAAGTTGATGGAAGGGATCAGTCAAAGTGGCAATCAAGCAGAGGACTGTTTTG ctGATGCCCAGTGTGTGGAGGTGGATGGGATGTTGAGATGTATTCTAGAGTTTGAGGAACAGTATCCGAATCCACGCTCTGATCAGTCAACCTTATTGGTTCATTCTCTGGCAATGCTGTGGTTGCTATGCAACAACTACACCaag gccCTGGAATATGGAAAAAAGGCTGAGCTGTTGATTCAGGGGTCGAGTGAGCAGAACAGTATGAGAGAATCCATCCAGAATCTTCTGCATTATGCTGAAAAACATTTGCAATAA
- the rimkla gene encoding beta-citrylglutamate synthase B, translating to MCSRVWFVTDRRISQEYPQVQILRALKERCVEDDVEFRYLLMDEIVLTITDGQLGLRVGQETVTSFPQVAVVRVPTPWVQSDSDITVLRHLEKMGCRLVNRPQAILNCVNKFWTFQELAGHGVPLPDTYSYGGHDNFRKMIDEAEPLGYPVVVKNARGHRGKAVFLARDKHHLSDLCHLIRHDAPYLFQEYVKESHGRDVRVVLVGGRVIGSMLRCSTDGRMQSNCSLGGVGMMCPLSEHGKQLAVQVCNILGMDVCGIDLLQLNDGSFLVCEANANVGFIAFDQACGMDVAGILADYALSLLPSRLSRKMSLLSVVSSTSETSSEPEVCIPTEVIIPTEVCIPNEICPPGATCALPDGVSTMSTSSTSSESEADLTETGPAPVAADPAYNINSLLASEI from the exons ATGTGCTCCCGGGTGTGGTTTGTGACAGACCGGCGGATCAGCCAGGAATACCCGCAGGTTCAGATCCTGCGAGCCTTGAAGGAGCGCTGCGTCGAGGACGATGTCGAATTCCGCTATCTTCTGATGGATGAGATCGTACTGACCATCACGGACGGACAGCTTG GTCTGCGGGTCGGCCAGGAGACCGTGACCTCATTCCCGCAAGTTGCTGTGGTGCGTGTTCCGACCCCGTGGGTCCAGTCGGACAGTGACATCACAGTTCTGCGTCACCTGGAGAAGATGGGCTGCCGCCTGGTCAACCGGCCACAAGCAATCCTTAACTGCGTCAATAAGTTCTGGACCTTCCAGGAGCTCGCCGGCCACGGAGTCCCTTTGCCGGACACGTATTCGTATG GGGGACATGACAACTTCCGCAAGATGATCGATGAAGCCGAGCCGCTGGGTTACCCTGTGGTGGTGAAGAATGCTCGTGGACATAGAG GTAAAGCTGTGTTTTTGGCCCGGGACAAGCATCATCTATCAGACCTGTGTCACCTGATTCGTCATGACGCCCCATACTTGTTTCAGGAGTATGTTAAAGAAAGCCATGGACGAGATGTGCGAGTGGTTCTGGTGGGGGGTAGAGTGATCGGATCCATGCTGCGTTGCTCTACAGACGGGCGCATGCAGAGCAATTGTTCGTTGG GTGGCGTGGGAATGATGTGTCCCCTCAGCGAGCATGGAAAGCAGCTAGCCGTCCAGGTGTGCAATATTTTGGGAATGGACGTGTGCGGAATCGACCTATTGCAGTTAAACGACGGCTCCTTCCTGGTGTGCGAGGCCAACGCCAACGTGGGCTTCATCGCGTTCGATCAGGCGTGCGGAATGGACGTGGCGGGCATCTTGGCCGACTACGCCCTCTCCCTGCTGCCGAGCCGGCTCAGCAGGAAGATGTCCCTTCTCTCTGTGGTCTCCAGCACCAGCGAAACGAGCAGCGAGCCGGAGGTGTGTATTCCCACCGAGGTCATAATCCCCACAGAGGTGTGCATCCCCAACGAGATCTGCCCTCCCGGCGCCACCTGTGCCCTCCCCGACGGGGTCTCCACCATGAGCACAAGCTCCACCTCCAGCGAGAGCGAGGCAGATCTAACCGAAACGGGTCCCGCCCCTGTCGCTGCGGACCCTGCCTACAATATCAACTCTCTTCTGGCGAGTGAGATTTAA